The sequence below is a genomic window from Setaria italica strain Yugu1 chromosome IV, Setaria_italica_v2.0, whole genome shotgun sequence.
AGCATTACTCCAAGCATTTTTACGCGATCATTTTCGTGGCAAGCTCAAGCAAAGGCCAGCCTGCTCCGGCCGCCTAATACTGGCGGCGTCCTGTCACCGCTGCAGCTGGACTCCGGGCTATGCGCAGCTCTCTGCTGCGGCGCACGGGTgctggcgccgccaccgccaccgttgTGCTTCATGCTCCAGCCTGTGTTTGCTGTCGACGACGTCGAACCGCCACTGGGCGCCACGGAACCGGACCTGCTTTTGGCACCTGCTCTCGGAGCAGCCGCCGGCGGTGCCATGCGGGATTTGGCACGCGCCGACTGCGTCGCCGCCATGTAGCCCGGGATCGCTGGTGAACGGATCGGGTAGAGGTCCATCGTGGGGCTCTTCCTGTCGGCCTCCATCTCGACGGTGTTCTCCGAAACGCCATCGGTGGCCGCCGCAGTCACATAGGACGTCTCGGCCGGCCCGTGCTGGTTGGCTTGCACGCCGTTGTGGCAGTGTTCCAGCCAGTGCCAGCCGCCGCTGCGCTCATCCCTGTCTTCCGATTCATCGAGCTGCATGAATTATATAGGTGTTAGCTCAGTTGTCGAGTCAAAATTACAAAATGAACTCGATGAACAATTCCtaattttgaaagaaaaaatcgAAGTTAATTAATGTAATAAGTCACTGGACCTGCCGCTGATGCTGTAATCCGTATGCGTAGGTAGGGGCACTCTGGCCGCAGGAAGCGGCCACCGCGTCGTGCCGGCGCGGCAAGCCATCAGCGTGCTGAACGGCGTCCCACGCTCCCTGCAGGGAACGGCTCGCGCTGCTGTGGCGTTGAGGAGCCTGATGCGCCTGCACCGCCGGCGCCTCGTGGTCGATCTCTGCCAAGCCGGCGCGGTCGTGCCCGAAGGAGAGCCTGCCTCGGTGCTGCTGCCTGGTGGGGACGAGGTCGACGAGAAAGCCAGGACGGCGCTGGGCGTCGAGCCGGGCTGTGGCGCGCCTGGCGGCGTGGGGGTGGGAGGTGAGGTGGCGGGCGCGGACGCGGGCCTGCGCGCTGACGAGCGCCTGCATGCAGCGCATGGTGAGGTGGACCTGGCGCCGCACCTGGTGGCCGCGCACCAGCGCTTGGAGCCGCACCAGCCCGCGCAGCGCGCGACGGGCTCGCCTCGCCTGCGAGCAAATGCAGTTACCAATCTGCTGTCCTGCTGGTATAGCGGTAAACACATGTATTTCTTTGTGAATTTTAGTACAAACTGTACCAATAGAATGTAGCACACGCATAGCAGCTGATGTTCATATCTTATCTCTTTTGGAAAAAGAAATCTGCAAGAGTTTTTCGTTCGACCAAGTCTT
It includes:
- the LOC101766224 gene encoding protein IQ-DOMAIN 14; this translates as MGKKPGGAGWLATVRKVFKASKDQRHAKKRRGGEAEDAAAGGGEVAEIVSVDHFPTAETSPEVTNDGSGGGAVAWRERGEHEEVAAARRRACRGMAAVTAASRVARTAAARGRAGSREERAAVRIQAFYRGYLARRARRALRGLVRLQALVRGHQVRRQVHLTMRCMQALVSAQARVRARHLTSHPHAARRATARLDAQRRPGFLVDLVPTRQQHRGRLSFGHDRAGLAEIDHEAPAVQAHQAPQRHSSASRSLQGAWDAVQHADGLPRRHDAVAASCGQSAPTYAYGLQHQRQLDESEDRDERSGGWHWLEHCHNGVQANQHGPAETSYVTAAATDGVSENTVEMEADRKSPTMDLYPIRSPAIPGYMAATQSARAKSRMAPPAAAPRAGAKSRSGSVAPSGGSTSSTANTGWSMKHNGGGGGASTRAPQQRAAHSPESSCSGDRTPPVLGGRSRLAFA